Proteins from a genomic interval of Acetobacterium woodii DSM 1030:
- a CDS encoding ABC transporter ATP-binding protein: MACIEYRDIELKFEERTIFTKFNLAINKNEKILLCAPSGRGKTSLVKMLMGFIIPDSGEIIVDGIPLSGKTVNQIRSKISYVSQDADIPKGIVSDVFRDVFKFQINRQLNYQEKILSDWLEKMLLPQETLNKNVDSLSGGERQRLALILGILLDREIWILDEITTGLDQELKKKIVELLLNDDKTILVVSHDDIYQNRGLREVSW, from the coding sequence ATGGCATGTATTGAATATCGGGATATTGAACTGAAATTTGAAGAGCGGACGATTTTTACAAAATTTAATCTGGCAATAAATAAAAACGAAAAAATCCTTTTGTGTGCCCCTTCCGGACGGGGAAAAACCAGTTTGGTAAAAATGTTAATGGGGTTTATTATTCCGGATAGTGGTGAAATCATAGTCGATGGAATACCTTTGTCCGGGAAAACAGTGAATCAGATTCGCAGTAAAATTTCATATGTTAGCCAGGATGCAGATATTCCTAAAGGGATTGTTAGTGACGTATTTAGAGATGTTTTTAAATTTCAGATTAATCGGCAGCTAAATTATCAAGAGAAAATCCTTTCTGACTGGCTTGAGAAGATGTTATTGCCTCAGGAAACGCTTAATAAAAACGTCGATTCGCTTTCCGGTGGAGAACGACAACGACTCGCTTTAATTTTAGGGATATTGTTGGATCGGGAGATTTGGATTCTTGATGAAATAACGACGGGGTTGGATCAGGAGTTGAAGAAAAAAATAGTTGAGTTGTTGTTAAATGATGATAAAACCATTTTGGTGGTGTCCCACGACGATATCTATCAAAATCGTGGATTAAGAGAGGTGAGTTGGTAA
- a CDS encoding nitroreductase family protein, protein MIKIDQEKCIGCGACVDDCFTRDLVIEEDKAKVLNQTCIKCGHCIAICPVNAVSITDYDMSEVKAYNAVDFDIEPEKLLNFIKFRRSVRQFTEKPIEKEKLEAIIEAGRFTPTGGNRQPVSFVVVQNELSELTRLALESLNNQGQAYLADKEKTPPLIAYYAKRWLQMYEDYLKNPEKPTDLFFNAKTVMIVVSESPIDGGLAASSMELMTHAQKLGMYYSGFFVRAAANSQELRRFLGIAEDNKHVIACLVMGYPEVSYKRTVPRKKPSVSWR, encoded by the coding sequence ATGATTAAAATTGATCAGGAAAAATGTATTGGTTGTGGCGCATGTGTTGATGATTGTTTTACCCGGGATCTTGTGATTGAAGAGGATAAAGCTAAAGTCCTTAATCAAACGTGTATCAAATGCGGCCATTGTATCGCTATTTGTCCGGTTAATGCGGTTAGCATAACCGACTACGATATGAGTGAAGTGAAGGCGTACAATGCCGTGGATTTTGATATCGAACCTGAAAAACTGCTGAATTTTATTAAATTCAGACGGTCAGTGCGTCAATTTACAGAAAAACCGATTGAAAAAGAAAAGCTGGAAGCGATTATCGAAGCCGGGCGTTTCACGCCAACTGGTGGCAACCGCCAGCCGGTATCTTTTGTGGTAGTTCAAAATGAACTTTCAGAGCTGACCAGACTGGCGTTGGAAAGCCTTAATAATCAGGGTCAAGCGTATCTGGCCGATAAAGAAAAGACACCACCCTTGATTGCCTATTATGCCAAGCGCTGGTTGCAGATGTATGAAGATTACCTGAAAAACCCTGAAAAACCGACCGATTTATTTTTTAATGCCAAAACAGTCATGATCGTTGTTTCGGAATCACCGATTGATGGCGGTTTAGCGGCATCCTCGATGGAGCTGATGACTCATGCCCAGAAATTGGGAATGTATTACAGTGGCTTTTTTGTCCGGGCAGCAGCGAATAGCCAGGAATTAAGACGTTTTCTGGGAATTGCAGAGGATAATAAACACGTTATTGCCTGTTTAGTGATGGGATATCCGGAGGTGTCCTACAAACGAACGGTACCCCGGAAAAAACCGTCAGTATCCTGGCGTTAA
- the mtnK gene encoding S-methyl-5-thioribose kinase: MSFKDLTPNTVIEYIQSYTNIFPAEAKLTVYEIGAGDDDGDGFVNHVYRISDADGKSVILKQAKPYLKAFGAGVPLTTRRNQLESEIIKVRSAITPEYLPTMYHVDAANNLFVYEDCGRLKIMRFELIKGKTFPKFPKQMGDFLAKSNFYTSEIYLDQIVHKGLACKFMNPEMRVIMETILFLRESFIEAEIELPAGDPNHIIMGDLLWEKRELRVELLKLRGIFMKKSECLVHGDLHTSNIMIDENEMKIIDMEYPFMGPSSSDTGYLIGNLIYEYIAWFHHPEGTQTSRRAYRQEMIDYIRNLMTEYQKVYTVCWEQDAKPMYRDYPEYREALLRDYIKEVCGFAGCQMVSRVGGIVPLPDFDVLQNLASRNSARRLALLIADALVMKREEVESVDDIINLIETITTRYFEVMKALKNRS, translated from the coding sequence ATGTCCTTTAAAGATTTAACACCGAACACGGTCATTGAATATATCCAATCGTATACCAACATCTTCCCGGCTGAGGCCAAACTTACAGTTTATGAGATTGGCGCAGGCGACGATGACGGGGATGGTTTCGTTAATCATGTTTATCGAATATCGGACGCAGACGGGAAATCAGTTATCTTAAAACAAGCCAAGCCATATCTCAAAGCATTTGGAGCCGGAGTACCCCTGACGACCAGACGAAATCAGCTTGAATCAGAAATAATAAAGGTGAGATCAGCGATTACACCAGAATATTTGCCAACAATGTACCACGTTGATGCCGCCAATAATTTGTTTGTTTATGAGGATTGCGGACGTTTGAAGATCATGCGTTTTGAATTAATCAAAGGCAAAACTTTCCCGAAATTCCCTAAACAGATGGGAGATTTTTTGGCAAAATCGAATTTTTATACCTCCGAAATATATTTAGACCAGATTGTTCATAAAGGCTTAGCATGTAAGTTCATGAATCCGGAAATGCGGGTGATTATGGAAACCATTCTTTTTCTGAGAGAATCGTTTATTGAAGCCGAAATCGAGCTGCCGGCAGGCGATCCCAATCATATTATCATGGGCGATTTACTTTGGGAAAAACGCGAATTGCGGGTCGAACTGCTGAAACTACGTGGGATTTTTATGAAAAAAAGTGAATGTCTGGTGCATGGTGATTTACATACCTCCAATATTATGATTGATGAAAATGAAATGAAGATTATTGATATGGAATATCCATTTATGGGACCGTCATCGTCAGACACTGGTTACCTGATTGGTAATTTAATTTATGAATATATTGCCTGGTTTCATCATCCGGAAGGAACCCAAACATCACGCAGAGCATATCGACAAGAAATGATTGATTATATCCGTAACCTGATGACCGAATACCAAAAAGTATATACGGTATGTTGGGAGCAGGATGCAAAACCGATGTATCGCGATTATCCTGAGTATCGTGAAGCTTTACTTCGGGATTATATCAAAGAAGTTTGTGGCTTTGCCGGTTGCCAGATGGTCAGCCGAGTTGGTGGAATTGTACCGTTACCGGATTTTGATGTACTGCAGAATCTTGCTAGCCGAAACAGTGCCCGACGACTGGCGCTTTTGATTGCCGATGCCTTAGTGATGAAACGTGAAGAAGTTGAATCAGTCGACGATATTATCAATTTGATTGAGACCATTACCACTCGTTATTTTGAGGTAATGAAAGCGTTAAAAAATCGTAGTTAA
- a CDS encoding PadR family transcriptional regulator, translated as MTRILVLGLLDVQPMSGYDIQQMLRLSDAERWGGVLIGSIYHALKKMDQEGLVTIDSIEQTGNRQKAIYRITATGKTHLAELVRDSLTIASVQYPSSLYSGLSFIEKVSREDALAALNKQLVALEKEYQALENGLRLKDIAMQHTIPPMTTLIFDNMFALVNQQRILIKNAITLLQAND; from the coding sequence TTGACACGAATACTTGTTTTAGGGCTCCTTGATGTCCAACCCATGTCTGGATATGATATCCAGCAAATGTTACGCCTATCTGACGCGGAGCGTTGGGGTGGTGTTTTAATTGGTTCGATCTATCATGCATTAAAAAAAATGGATCAAGAAGGTCTTGTCACAATCGACAGTATTGAACAAACGGGCAATCGGCAAAAAGCGATATACCGAATCACCGCAACGGGTAAAACCCATTTAGCCGAATTAGTTAGGGATTCTCTAACAATCGCTTCGGTTCAATATCCTTCCTCGCTTTATTCGGGACTATCATTTATTGAAAAAGTCTCCCGCGAAGATGCCTTAGCAGCGCTGAATAAGCAGTTAGTAGCGCTGGAAAAAGAATATCAGGCCCTGGAAAACGGACTTCGTCTTAAAGACATTGCAATGCAACATACTATTCCACCAATGACAACATTGATTTTTGATAATATGTTTGCCTTGGTCAATCAACAACGCATCCTGATCAAAAATGCCATTACCCTGCTACAGGCTAACGATTAA
- a CDS encoding serpin family protein, protein MKQRPLILMGLAGIVAIMLIMAGCQKKNQLKPDESVLASFDRSIVAKRNDFGFSLYQKLINENENMMISPVGVTLAMDMAYNGAEGETKAVMAKALNIQGIDTERLNKNNRALLYLLTSAEPKVILNIADSLWLDQSFEFSEPFRQTVKDNYQAQTEELDFSDPKSADTINKWVKDKTAGVIDQIVDAPIDSETMMFLINTVYFKGAWTSPFDQEQTSEQNFKTGNGQTVATPMMFQSGAFDYLKTVDFQAVRLPYGDEQKMAMILFLPNEESSLVEFQGQLNQENWSNWMNQLAQKEGTIMLPRLTLTTEESLKQALTDLGMGVAFEAGKADFSGMTTAGSGGDIKISDVKHKTYLQVDERGTEAAAATSVEIGLTSMPTYDFELRFDRPFFYAIQDRETGAIIFLGSVSDPGK, encoded by the coding sequence ATGAAACAAAGACCTTTGATATTGATGGGATTGGCTGGCATCGTGGCAATTATGCTAATAATGGCAGGTTGTCAAAAGAAAAATCAGCTCAAACCGGATGAATCTGTACTGGCGTCGTTTGATCGTTCGATTGTTGCTAAAAGAAATGATTTTGGGTTTAGCCTTTATCAAAAGTTAATTAATGAAAATGAAAATATGATGATCTCTCCGGTCGGTGTAACGTTGGCGATGGATATGGCTTATAATGGGGCGGAGGGAGAAACAAAAGCGGTTATGGCAAAAGCCTTAAACATTCAGGGCATTGATACGGAACGACTAAATAAAAACAATCGGGCATTGCTTTATTTATTAACTTCCGCTGAACCAAAAGTGATATTAAACATTGCTGATTCACTGTGGTTGGATCAAAGTTTTGAATTTTCAGAACCATTTAGACAAACCGTTAAAGATAATTATCAGGCCCAAACGGAAGAACTCGATTTTAGTGACCCAAAGTCAGCGGATACGATTAATAAATGGGTGAAGGATAAAACAGCAGGGGTTATTGATCAGATCGTAGACGCGCCGATAGATTCCGAGACCATGATGTTTTTAATCAATACTGTTTATTTTAAAGGCGCGTGGACAAGTCCGTTTGATCAAGAACAAACCAGTGAACAGAATTTTAAAACCGGTAATGGTCAGACGGTGGCGACACCAATGATGTTTCAGAGCGGAGCGTTTGATTATTTAAAAACGGTTGATTTTCAAGCAGTGCGGTTGCCTTATGGTGATGAACAGAAAATGGCGATGATTCTGTTTTTGCCCAACGAAGAATCAAGTTTGGTGGAATTTCAAGGGCAACTCAATCAGGAAAACTGGTCGAACTGGATGAATCAGCTGGCGCAAAAAGAAGGAACGATCATGCTACCGCGGTTGACCTTAACCACAGAAGAATCCCTTAAGCAGGCGCTGACCGATTTAGGGATGGGCGTGGCTTTTGAAGCGGGAAAAGCGGACTTTTCGGGAATGACAACAGCAGGTAGTGGCGGTGATATAAAAATAAGTGATGTTAAGCACAAAACTTATCTTCAAGTGGATGAGCGAGGAACTGAAGCAGCGGCGGCAACCTCGGTAGAAATTGGACTTACGAGTATGCCAACTTATGATTTTGAACTCCGGTTTGACCGACCTTTTTTCTATGCTATCCAAGATCGTGAAACGGGAGCGATCATTTTTTTGGGATCGGTGTCTGATCCCGGTAAATAA
- a CDS encoding ABC transporter permease — protein sequence MGVQEIPFYTPFYLLIFLIPMMIINYKLEIGINKRVIYSLFRMTIQLVLVGFFLQYIFLFNNYWINSAYVLFMIGAAGLATVKSCKLSIKKQFWAIVLGFGIPNLMMILFINQFVIGLDNIFDAQYYIPLMGMLLGNSLSGNIIGINTFYTGIKQNERQYQYRLGLSANQWEATLPWYKAAIIACMNPILASTETIGLVSLPGMMTGQILGGSMPMTAIIYQIVIMGAILITRYFSIHFSILLTRKKAFDAYDRLKI from the coding sequence ATGGGAGTCCAAGAAATACCTTTTTACACGCCCTTTTATCTGTTGATCTTTTTAATTCCGATGATGATCATCAATTATAAACTGGAAATTGGGATTAATAAACGGGTTATTTATTCGTTATTTCGGATGACCATCCAGTTGGTTTTAGTGGGTTTTTTCCTGCAGTATATATTTTTATTTAATAATTACTGGATTAATTCGGCTTATGTATTATTTATGATTGGAGCCGCCGGATTAGCCACGGTTAAGTCCTGTAAGTTGTCGATCAAAAAGCAATTTTGGGCAATTGTTCTGGGCTTTGGAATTCCTAATCTAATGATGATTCTTTTTATCAACCAATTTGTGATTGGTTTGGATAATATTTTTGATGCCCAATATTATATTCCCCTGATGGGGATGTTGCTGGGTAACAGTTTAAGTGGGAATATCATCGGCATCAATACGTTCTATACCGGTATAAAGCAAAATGAGCGACAATATCAATATCGGCTGGGTTTGTCGGCCAATCAGTGGGAAGCCACCTTGCCATGGTATAAAGCCGCCATTATTGCCTGTATGAACCCTATTTTAGCATCAACGGAAACAATTGGACTGGTATCCCTGCCGGGGATGATGACCGGCCAGATCCTGGGCGGATCGATGCCAATGACCGCAATTATTTATCAAATTGTGATTATGGGGGCTATTTTGATAACCCGCTATTTCAGTATTCATTTTTCAATTTTGTTAACCCGTAAAAAGGCATTTGATGCCTATGATCGGCTAAAAATCTGA
- a CDS encoding ABC transporter ATP-binding protein produces the protein MNLIVANGLEKKFQNKQVVHGLDLEIKQGEILALIGPNGVGKSTTIAMLLGIIQPDKGSVSYWRNDYKKHIGAQLQTTPFFEGYSARENLKLFGALYQVKLSDEEINHKLACYHLSDTGRTPAVKLSLGQQKRLAIGVTTVHEPELIILDEPTAGLDPRASHEIKKMILNMSENQRTVLFSSHNMDEVEEIADRVIFMNHGQIVAAGKPEDLTKKHQVKNLELLYLKLTETVK, from the coding sequence ATGAATTTAATTGTCGCTAACGGTTTAGAAAAAAAATTTCAAAATAAACAAGTGGTTCATGGGCTTGACCTGGAAATTAAGCAAGGTGAAATCCTGGCCTTGATCGGCCCAAATGGTGTCGGTAAATCAACGACTATTGCCATGCTCTTAGGAATAATTCAACCCGATAAGGGATCTGTTTCATACTGGCGAAACGATTATAAAAAACACATTGGCGCCCAACTCCAAACAACACCCTTTTTCGAAGGATATTCGGCTAGAGAAAATCTTAAACTGTTTGGCGCATTGTATCAAGTTAAGCTAAGTGACGAAGAAATTAATCATAAACTAGCCTGTTATCACCTAAGCGACACCGGTCGTACTCCGGCCGTTAAGCTTTCTCTCGGCCAACAAAAGCGTTTGGCTATCGGCGTAACAACGGTTCATGAACCGGAACTAATTATTTTGGATGAGCCCACCGCGGGCCTTGATCCAAGAGCCAGTCACGAAATAAAAAAAATGATCCTTAACATGTCAGAAAACCAACGGACTGTACTTTTCTCATCACACAACATGGACGAAGTTGAAGAAATTGCCGATCGTGTTATCTTTATGAATCATGGCCAAATTGTCGCTGCCGGAAAACCCGAAGATCTCACAAAAAAGCATCAGGTAAAAAACCTTGAGCTGCTTTATCTAAAACTCACCGAAACGGTAAAATAA
- a CDS encoding ABC transporter permease — protein MNTLFTLSLKSASREPFLLFWSIFMPIAGTLILGYLIHDPHYSLRITTGMMAMGILFYAFTTTVFTLFSQRRRGVYQLLKVTPLPLARYIISVSGAGTIISLSCGLAVLIIGSIAFQISLPWPSLIMIMIVCLLGAMGYLFLSFFISSLCKTEAQASIITNLISMPLLLSSDAFYSLDGAPAIVFAIRSLNPFQWFLNGLRSSLMVNPLTWGYSLLALTLFFAITLTLAIWSFTFTDR, from the coding sequence ATGAATACCCTCTTCACCCTTTCATTAAAATCTGCATCGCGCGAACCATTTTTGTTGTTCTGGTCAATTTTCATGCCGATTGCCGGTACGTTAATTCTTGGTTATCTAATTCATGATCCCCACTATTCACTCCGTATAACAACGGGAATGATGGCCATGGGCATTTTATTTTATGCGTTCACCACCACTGTTTTTACGTTATTTTCACAACGAAGACGTGGTGTTTATCAATTATTAAAGGTTACTCCCCTGCCGCTGGCGCGTTATATTATCAGCGTTTCTGGCGCCGGGACCATCATTTCTTTAAGCTGTGGGCTGGCGGTCCTGATAATTGGCAGTATCGCTTTTCAAATCAGTTTGCCATGGCCAAGTCTGATCATGATAATGATCGTTTGTCTACTTGGCGCCATGGGTTATCTTTTTCTGAGTTTTTTTATCTCCAGTTTATGCAAAACGGAGGCCCAGGCCAGTATTATAACCAACCTTATTTCAATGCCTTTATTATTGAGCAGTGATGCCTTTTATTCCCTTGATGGCGCACCAGCCATAGTTTTTGCCATCAGATCGTTGAATCCTTTTCAATGGTTTCTTAATGGACTTCGTAGCAGTCTTATGGTTAACCCTTTAACGTGGGGTTATAGTCTGCTTGCCTTGACACTCTTTTTCGCGATTACCTTGACTCTCGCAATTTGGTCTTTTACCTTCACCGATCGTTAA
- a CDS encoding undecaprenyl-diphosphate phosphatase — MGFLEILKAILLGVVEGVTEWLPISSTGHMILVDGFIKLNMSDAFIEMFLYVIQLGAILAVVYIYWHKLVPFAIKDKKIMIRKNTMILWSKIVVACIPGIIAYFLLDKLFNTYFMNSVTVSVMLIFYGILFIVIENYNKKRTPEVIKLSQLTYKKALQIGAFQALSIVPGTSRSGVTILGGMILGTSRTVAAEFTFFMAVPVMFGISFLKLIKFGLAFSLWEGVILLVGMITAFITSIVAIKFLMSYIKKHDFKVFGWYRIVLGIIVLLYFFITGN; from the coding sequence ATGGGCTTTTTAGAAATTTTGAAAGCAATCCTGTTGGGGGTTGTCGAAGGTGTAACGGAGTGGCTGCCAATCAGCAGTACCGGACACATGATATTGGTGGATGGTTTTATTAAACTGAATATGTCAGATGCATTTATTGAAATGTTTTTGTATGTTATTCAATTGGGCGCGATTTTAGCAGTTGTTTATATTTATTGGCATAAATTGGTGCCGTTTGCGATTAAAGATAAAAAAATAATGATTCGCAAAAATACCATGATTCTTTGGTCAAAAATTGTGGTGGCCTGCATTCCCGGGATTATTGCATATTTTCTGTTGGACAAGTTGTTTAATACTTATTTTATGAATTCCGTTACCGTTTCGGTGATGCTGATCTTTTATGGGATCCTTTTTATTGTTATTGAAAATTATAATAAAAAACGAACCCCGGAGGTTATTAAACTGTCACAACTAACTTATAAAAAAGCCTTGCAGATTGGGGCTTTTCAGGCATTATCAATTGTTCCGGGAACATCACGTTCCGGAGTAACGATTTTGGGGGGAATGATTTTGGGAACGTCCCGGACAGTTGCCGCCGAATTTACCTTTTTTATGGCAGTGCCGGTCATGTTTGGGATTAGTTTTTTAAAATTGATTAAATTTGGATTAGCCTTTAGTTTATGGGAAGGGGTTATTTTATTAGTCGGGATGATCACCGCTTTTATCACCTCAATAGTGGCGATCAAGTTCTTGATGAGCTATATTAAAAAACATGACTTTAAAGTTTTTGGCTGGTACCGAATTGTGTTGGGAATTATCGTATTATTGTATTTTTTTATAACCGGTAATTAA